From Paenibacillus polymyxa, the proteins below share one genomic window:
- a CDS encoding sensor histidine kinase: protein MPTRAIRWFRALMAPYRRSIQLKLVLTMIVLSVLPVIAVTVLAAEKSRSSMETEVVETNMSNMKWTGIYISDQLDRLNHLIYSIQISPDLSDYLNEREPDNLSSQFNAQRKMLNTLANVYYSAGSHVIGIQLYLKQSQTVFTFNSMQNEITTVGGIPPQYAEMWQANKDYSIRPSSADPERFTLTRSIRRFEDQKQTGAISLEVLWSQFDQTLGLLGRWDQHQVLITDRDGRVMYPVQARQSPSPAGVQAALRDVKPGPGMLQTADHYVFYNDLDVVGLKLVKIIPTSSINHSAFSTMLYGIVVGVISIMVSICIAIFIAWRTARPIVRLARSVQELDMIKGPVGEPSIRPDEIGLLERSLHGMAGRIREHIQTEYSINLQKKTAELKALQAQIHPHFLQNTLQMIGSMVFSQKPEDTYEVIRSLSEMFRYVVREPQDMASLRAELDHVGHYMRIQQRRFPQRLVFQVETEEQAMDIRLPKLSLQPLLENAFQHGLDRKAGAWRMAIRVEIMKEDVCITVSDNGNGMPPDKLEKVRARLENASEEPIWAQGSHIGLSNVSSRIRMNFGVHYGVTIDSEQGVGTCVTIRIPFTSAEEGKV, encoded by the coding sequence AGCATTCAGCTCAAGCTAGTCTTGACGATGATTGTTCTATCTGTGCTGCCGGTCATTGCTGTCACGGTGCTGGCTGCGGAGAAAAGCAGATCGTCTATGGAAACCGAAGTGGTCGAGACGAACATGTCCAACATGAAATGGACGGGCATTTATATCAGCGACCAGTTAGATCGTCTGAATCATCTGATTTACAGCATTCAGATCAGCCCTGATCTAAGCGATTATTTGAATGAACGAGAGCCTGACAATCTTTCTAGCCAATTTAATGCCCAGCGAAAAATGCTGAATACGCTGGCGAATGTGTATTATTCAGCCGGGAGTCATGTCATCGGTATTCAGCTATATTTGAAGCAATCGCAAACCGTGTTCACCTTCAATAGTATGCAAAATGAAATTACGACAGTGGGCGGTATTCCCCCGCAGTATGCTGAGATGTGGCAAGCGAATAAGGATTATTCGATTCGACCAAGCTCCGCTGACCCGGAACGCTTTACACTGACACGCAGTATTCGGCGTTTTGAAGACCAGAAGCAGACGGGGGCTATTTCATTGGAGGTGCTGTGGTCACAATTCGATCAGACGCTGGGTCTGCTGGGACGATGGGATCAGCATCAAGTGTTGATTACAGATAGGGATGGCAGAGTTATGTATCCAGTGCAGGCTCGGCAATCGCCTTCTCCTGCAGGAGTGCAGGCTGCTCTTCGTGACGTTAAGCCGGGTCCCGGGATGCTTCAAACTGCCGATCATTATGTGTTCTACAATGATCTGGATGTGGTTGGACTGAAACTGGTCAAAATCATACCGACTTCCTCCATTAACCACAGTGCCTTTTCAACCATGCTGTATGGTATTGTCGTAGGCGTGATTTCAATCATGGTTTCCATCTGCATCGCTATTTTCATCGCATGGCGGACCGCACGCCCGATTGTCCGTTTGGCGCGTTCGGTGCAGGAACTGGATATGATCAAGGGACCGGTTGGAGAACCAAGTATACGACCGGATGAGATTGGGTTGCTGGAAAGAAGTTTGCATGGGATGGCAGGCCGAATACGTGAACATATCCAGACAGAATACAGTATCAATTTGCAAAAAAAGACGGCTGAATTGAAAGCGCTCCAGGCGCAGATTCATCCTCATTTTCTGCAAAATACGCTGCAAATGATCGGAAGTATGGTGTTTTCCCAAAAGCCGGAGGATACCTATGAAGTCATTCGTTCGCTGAGTGAGATGTTCCGTTACGTGGTGAGGGAGCCTCAGGATATGGCCTCTCTGCGTGCAGAGCTCGATCATGTGGGACATTATATGCGCATCCAGCAGCGTCGTTTTCCGCAAAGATTGGTATTTCAGGTGGAGACAGAAGAGCAGGCAATGGATATTCGTTTGCCGAAGCTATCGCTTCAACCATTGTTGGAAAACGCATTTCAGCATGGTCTTGATCGCAAGGCAGGGGCGTGGCGAATGGCAATCCGCGTGGAGATTATGAAAGAAGATGTGTGCATTACGGTCAGCGATAATGGTAACGGTATGCCCCCCGACAAGCTGGAAAAAGTTCGAGCTAGGCTGGAAAATGCATCGGAGGAACCAATTTGGGCGCAGGGCAGTCATATTGGATTAAGCAATGTGTCTTCACGTATACGGATGAATTTTGGAGTGCATTACGGAGTGACGATAGATAGTGAGCAGGGAGTCGGTACATGTGTCACTATTCGTATTCCATTCACCTCAGCAGAGGAGGGCAAAGTATGA
- a CDS encoding ABC transporter substrate-binding protein, which produces MKMWKGVLSTMLVGTLLAGCGANSSGSDSSGASGDGKTVNLKMFIAQPRLKEHYDKYINAFVAKEKKDKNIDVTVQLEMPPADNAAQILKTRLASNDAPDVFALHAVNEIPPFYKAGYLEDLSGQPFVSKLMDSVKPSVTTQDGKVVAVPLETISWGYLYNKKIFKDLDLKPPGTLTEMKAVVEKLKANHVKPFLLSYKESWIPQLFVPLTAGAMMNTQNKDFIERMNQDKGSFSEMKSMFDIIDLVNSNGTDKALEIGGDDGSAAFASGKAAMWIQGPWFAETILKSDPKMDFGVAPLPINDDPNATLINLSTSTSLAVSSTSKNKEVALDFVNYVLDDKDSSAFYEALKFNPISKVHTFKSYPWVNDATEYVKAGKSYQDPSIPQAVKDEAGKSLQSYYAGQLSQDDVIKALDKAWKSYNKVNK; this is translated from the coding sequence ATGAAGATGTGGAAAGGTGTATTGAGTACGATGCTGGTTGGCACGTTGTTGGCCGGATGTGGAGCGAATTCTTCAGGCAGTGACAGCAGCGGTGCCAGTGGAGACGGCAAAACCGTAAATCTCAAAATGTTTATTGCTCAGCCCCGTTTGAAAGAACACTACGATAAATACATTAATGCGTTTGTAGCCAAAGAGAAGAAAGATAAAAATATCGACGTTACCGTTCAACTGGAGATGCCGCCTGCTGACAATGCCGCACAAATTTTGAAGACAAGGCTCGCATCCAACGATGCACCGGACGTATTCGCACTGCATGCGGTGAATGAAATTCCACCGTTTTACAAAGCGGGATACTTGGAGGATTTGTCCGGTCAGCCATTTGTCAGCAAATTGATGGACAGTGTGAAGCCCTCGGTGACAACTCAAGACGGCAAGGTTGTAGCGGTTCCTTTGGAAACGATCTCCTGGGGCTATTTGTACAATAAAAAGATATTTAAGGATTTGGATTTGAAGCCGCCGGGAACGTTGACCGAAATGAAGGCTGTCGTCGAGAAGCTGAAAGCGAATCATGTGAAACCGTTCCTGTTGTCCTACAAGGAATCCTGGATTCCACAGTTGTTCGTGCCGCTCACTGCAGGTGCAATGATGAACACACAGAATAAGGATTTTATCGAACGGATGAATCAGGACAAAGGCTCATTCTCGGAAATGAAGAGCATGTTCGATATTATTGATCTGGTGAACAGTAATGGTACAGATAAGGCGCTGGAAATTGGCGGGGATGATGGGTCGGCGGCCTTTGCCTCAGGTAAAGCGGCGATGTGGATTCAGGGGCCGTGGTTTGCGGAAACGATTTTAAAATCGGATCCGAAGATGGACTTTGGAGTAGCCCCGCTACCGATTAATGACGATCCAAATGCGACCTTGATCAATTTGTCGACTTCGACTTCGCTGGCTGTATCCTCTACAAGCAAGAATAAGGAGGTTGCACTCGATTTTGTTAACTATGTGTTGGACGACAAGGATTCCAGCGCGTTCTATGAAGCATTGAAATTTAACCCTATCTCCAAAGTCCATACGTTTAAAAGCTATCCTTGGGTTAATGACGCTACCGAATATGTGAAAGCAGGCAAGTCGTACCAAGATCCATCCATCCCGCAGGCGGTCAAGGACGAGGCAGGCAAGTCGCTACAATCCTATTATGCTGGTCAGCTCTCGCAGGATGACGTCATTAAGGCGCTGGATAAGGCATGGAAATCGTATAACAAAGTAAACAAGTAG
- a CDS encoding carbohydrate ABC transporter permease — MPFKIYKKYVMLLTFTAPALIFYAIFLLIPTISGMYYSFTDWNGLNPNYNFIGLGNFVESLKEDPDFLNSLWLTLKYVLVMIVLQNVLALVLAVLIESRTRSKGFFRTIFFMPNMISTIISAFMWTFVFSSVLPQIAEKTAIAFLGQSWLGDPKVSFFSIIIVSLWNGVGYMMIIYLAALQGVPQSLKEAAIIDGANAFQTLRSVTLPMITHAITICFFLTLNGAFKVYEVVYGLTGGGPGRSTQVITMNIYEEAFSNNFRYGYASAKSVILFAIVLIFTLIQLRVMKKREVEA, encoded by the coding sequence ATGCCTTTTAAAATCTACAAAAAATACGTCATGCTGCTGACGTTTACTGCCCCGGCACTGATCTTTTACGCCATCTTCCTGCTTATTCCAACGATCAGCGGCATGTACTACAGCTTTACAGACTGGAACGGATTGAATCCCAATTACAACTTTATCGGCTTGGGGAACTTTGTGGAATCCTTGAAGGAAGACCCCGATTTTCTCAATTCCCTTTGGCTTACACTTAAATACGTGCTGGTCATGATCGTGCTACAAAATGTACTTGCGCTAGTACTGGCAGTGTTGATTGAATCACGCACACGCAGCAAAGGATTTTTTCGGACGATATTTTTTATGCCCAATATGATCAGTACCATTATTAGCGCATTTATGTGGACATTCGTTTTTTCCTCCGTGCTGCCGCAGATTGCTGAAAAGACGGCCATCGCCTTTTTAGGTCAATCATGGCTGGGCGATCCGAAAGTATCCTTTTTCTCCATCATTATTGTCTCGCTCTGGAATGGTGTGGGATATATGATGATCATCTATCTGGCTGCACTTCAGGGTGTACCACAAAGCTTGAAGGAGGCTGCTATTATTGATGGAGCGAACGCATTTCAGACATTGCGAAGTGTGACGCTGCCGATGATTACCCACGCGATTACGATCTGTTTCTTCCTGACACTTAACGGTGCTTTCAAGGTGTATGAGGTTGTGTATGGACTGACTGGCGGAGGACCGGGACGCAGCACACAGGTAATTACGATGAACATTTATGAGGAGGCCTTCTCGAATAATTTCCGTTATGGCTATGCGAGTGCTAAATCCGTTATTTTGTTCGCCATTGTGCTCATCTTCACTCTGATCCAGCTGCGTGTCATGAAGAAGAGGGAGGTGGAGGCATGA
- a CDS encoding response regulator transcription factor, which produces MIKVLIVDDEPWNRDILKTFGTWEKLGMVVVGEAEDGDEAFRLVGELAPHIVITDMHMPGADGVELLQALNNQYPDVKIIVVSGYDDFAYAKHAIRYKAIDYLLKPVNPVELNVVLLKCKNDLEVKLAEQQPEATELDYEFFHKLTRYKQLLRLYFNELNRDGVNLTCRQVVQELESYGAPTPHMLGRLVQELLSLLKELSADNGLNTSTAKGGFPLSQAVLSSVEHALEFVSSCYVQELDQLIRQRKYKNKLNLEEVRRYIDSYYAGPITLEQLAKNFFVSKEYMSKVFKQEYGQNVTDYIVERRMEKAREWLANKQISIKAVAEMAGYEDVSYFYRVFKKHFGMAPGEMRKEV; this is translated from the coding sequence ATGATCAAGGTATTAATCGTTGACGATGAGCCGTGGAACCGCGATATTTTGAAGACATTTGGCACATGGGAAAAGCTTGGAATGGTGGTGGTGGGTGAGGCAGAGGACGGAGATGAAGCATTCAGGCTGGTCGGGGAGTTAGCTCCCCACATTGTGATTACGGACATGCACATGCCAGGTGCGGACGGAGTGGAGCTGCTGCAAGCGCTAAATAACCAATATCCTGATGTGAAAATCATTGTCGTGAGCGGATATGATGACTTCGCGTATGCCAAACATGCGATCCGTTACAAGGCTATTGATTATTTGCTGAAGCCTGTCAATCCTGTCGAGCTGAATGTGGTGCTGCTCAAATGCAAAAACGATCTGGAGGTCAAGTTGGCCGAACAGCAACCAGAAGCAACAGAACTGGATTATGAGTTTTTTCACAAGTTAACCCGGTATAAGCAACTGCTGCGTCTTTATTTTAATGAGCTGAATCGTGATGGGGTGAACTTAACATGCAGACAGGTTGTGCAGGAGTTGGAGAGTTATGGAGCACCAACTCCACATATGCTGGGCAGGCTGGTGCAAGAGCTGCTTTCTCTGCTGAAAGAGCTGTCAGCGGATAACGGGCTGAATACTTCTACGGCAAAGGGTGGATTTCCGCTTTCGCAGGCTGTTCTATCTTCTGTAGAACATGCGCTGGAATTCGTATCGTCATGCTATGTTCAGGAACTGGATCAGCTGATTCGGCAGCGGAAATACAAAAACAAGCTGAATTTGGAGGAGGTACGGCGGTATATCGATAGTTACTATGCAGGGCCGATCACACTGGAGCAGTTGGCGAAAAACTTTTTTGTGAGCAAAGAGTATATGAGCAAGGTATTTAAGCAGGAGTACGGTCAGAATGTAACGGACTACATTGTAGAACGGAGAATGGAAAAGGCGCGGGAATGGCTGGCCAATAAACAGATTTCAATTAAAGCCGTTGCAGAGATGGCTGGGTACGAGGATGTGTCTTATTTTTATCGGGTATTTAAAAAGCATTTTGGCATGGCCCCCGGTGAAATGAGAAAGGAAGTTTAA
- a CDS encoding glycoside hydrolase family 26 protein: MNSFKKTKSLITALTGAALLFALPMTADAESNINYTGMFLGYDGSVDTSPVQTYNPDIVSYDLLNWNYGGSDAASITSHSASAIQGLGKIVTISTHMPNPQGGNVNAPMSDSDFKILANTDISSINSSSPVWLQNYKAQIDNVVTSLQKFDSSPVYYRPFHEMNGGWFWWGNKNTTDYKNLYINLYDYIVTTHGMSNVNFVYAPNKGANAAAYYPGSSYVTWIGIDAYSDDPSNDNEIKMAYNDIKGLGKTYGFCEIGPAVGGDHVDRNNNQLKEFDYSLWSNALNEIYTGASFFITWDGAYAPQNNTNSSTLFAK; this comes from the coding sequence ATGAATTCATTCAAGAAAACGAAGAGCTTGATTACCGCCCTGACCGGGGCTGCGTTATTATTCGCGCTACCGATGACGGCAGACGCGGAGAGTAATATCAATTATACTGGCATGTTCCTGGGCTATGACGGAAGTGTAGACACCAGTCCTGTCCAGACCTACAACCCTGACATCGTCTCTTATGATCTGCTGAACTGGAACTACGGGGGAAGCGATGCAGCCTCCATTACCTCCCATAGCGCCTCAGCCATCCAAGGCTTAGGTAAAATCGTTACCATTTCTACCCACATGCCCAATCCCCAGGGTGGAAATGTAAACGCCCCGATGTCTGATTCCGATTTTAAGATCTTGGCCAATACAGACATTTCATCCATCAATTCATCCAGCCCCGTATGGCTGCAAAATTATAAGGCTCAGATTGACAATGTTGTGACTAGCCTGCAAAAGTTTGACTCATCCCCCGTCTACTACAGACCCTTCCATGAAATGAACGGAGGCTGGTTCTGGTGGGGAAACAAGAACACGACAGACTATAAGAACCTGTACATCAATCTGTACGATTACATCGTGACGACCCATGGCATGTCCAACGTCAATTTTGTCTATGCTCCAAATAAAGGAGCCAACGCGGCCGCTTATTATCCCGGCTCCAGCTATGTCACTTGGATTGGCATCGACGCCTACAGCGACGATCCATCCAATGACAATGAAATCAAGATGGCTTACAATGACATCAAAGGACTTGGCAAAACTTATGGCTTCTGCGAGATTGGACCAGCCGTGGGCGGCGACCATGTGGATCGCAACAATAATCAGCTCAAGGAATTCGATTATTCGCTTTGGAGCAATGCCCTGAATGAGATCTATACTGGAGCAAGCTTCTTTATCACCTGGGACGGTGCCTATGCTCCGCAGAACAATACGAATAGCAGCACGCTGTTTGCGAAGTAG
- a CDS encoding carbohydrate ABC transporter permease, which yields MRLKKANSLLITLMLCVGAVVSFFPIYMAVINSFKTQGEMFASFTALPTKLHFENYSQAFHQTHLLNSALNSTIISFIGIGGIVVCSALAGYKLSRTSGKLSSAIFFLFVASMLVPFHSIMIPLTRMAKDLSVQGSTYGLALIYIGLGVNMAIFLYHGFVKSIPRELEESAQMDGCNEFQTFFRIIFPLLLPITVTIAILDFLWIWNDFLLPLLMLTDVNHYTLILSTNMLFGEYNKDWSLILAALVLTSIPVILIYAFFQKFIMEGIAEGAVKG from the coding sequence ATGAGGCTGAAAAAGGCTAATTCCTTGCTGATCACGCTGATGCTGTGCGTGGGCGCAGTCGTGTCCTTCTTCCCAATCTACATGGCGGTCATTAATTCGTTTAAAACACAGGGTGAGATGTTTGCATCCTTTACGGCGCTGCCGACGAAGCTTCACTTTGAAAATTACAGCCAGGCCTTTCATCAGACCCATTTGCTGAACAGCGCTCTGAATTCTACGATTATTTCTTTTATCGGCATTGGCGGGATCGTGGTCTGTTCGGCACTGGCAGGCTACAAGCTGTCTCGTACAAGTGGAAAACTGAGCAGTGCGATTTTCTTTCTGTTTGTTGCGTCCATGCTGGTGCCTTTTCACTCTATAATGATACCGCTTACACGAATGGCAAAAGATTTGTCTGTTCAAGGCAGTACGTACGGCTTGGCTTTGATCTATATCGGTTTGGGCGTGAACATGGCCATCTTTTTGTATCATGGATTCGTCAAATCCATCCCGCGTGAGCTGGAAGAATCCGCGCAAATGGACGGCTGCAATGAATTCCAAACGTTCTTTCGCATTATATTTCCCTTGCTGCTACCGATCACCGTCACAATTGCCATTTTGGATTTCCTGTGGATTTGGAATGACTTTTTACTTCCACTTTTGATGTTGACGGATGTGAACCATTACACCCTGATTCTCTCGACCAATATGTTGTTTGGAGAATACAACAAGGATTGGTCGCTCATTCTGGCCGCGCTCGTGCTGACCTCCATCCCGGTTATTCTGATCTATGCCTTTTTTCAAAAATTCATTATGGAAGGCATTGCGGAGGGAGCAGTTAAGGGATAA